From a single Rutidosis leptorrhynchoides isolate AG116_Rl617_1_P2 chromosome 5, CSIRO_AGI_Rlap_v1, whole genome shotgun sequence genomic region:
- the LOC139848301 gene encoding amino acid transporter AVT1I-like — MDADPTIRSYPDIGDRAFGKIGRIIVSVTMNVELYLVATGFLILEGDNLANLLPEIDFDIYGIHLSGKKGFIIIVAAIILPTIWLNNMSILSYVSASGVLASLVILGSILWVGEFDGVGFQERGKIVNWNGFPSAISLYAFCYCAHPVFPTLYTSMRNQHQFSKVLLLCFVFCTITYSSMAVVGYLMFGSNVQSQITLNLPTDKISSRVAICTTLVNPIAKYALMVTPIVESIEERFLSYYNTRKFSMLIRTALVISTVIVALVLPFFAYLMSLVGAFLSVTASIIMPCLCYLKISGSYRRFGVEMVVCGFIVFIGILVAVVGTYSALGDIVRNF; from the exons ATGGACGCGGACCCCACAATAAGAAGTTATCCTGATATTGGAGACCGGGCGTTTGGTAAAATAGGCAGGATCATTGTATCAGTCACAATGAACGTAGAGCTTTATTTAGTCGCAACAGGTTTTTTAATCCTAGAAGGCGATAATTTAGCCAACTTATTACCAGAAATCGATTTTGATATTTATGGGATTCATTTAAGTGGCAAAAAAGGCTTTATTATTATCGTCGCTGCAATTATACTTCCGACTATTTGGTTGAACAATATGAGTATTCTTTCGTATGTATCAGCAAGTGGTGTCCTAGCGTCGTTAGTCATCCTAGGCTCGATTTTGTGGGTTGGTGAGTTTGATGGTGTCGGGTTTCAAGAAAGGGGTAAAATCGTAAATTGGAATGGGTTCCCTTCGGCTATCAGTTTGTATGCTTTCTGCTATTGTGCTCATCCTGTTTTCCCAACTTTGTATACTTCCATGCGAAATCAACATCAATTCTCAAAG GTGTTGCTACTATGTTTTGTCTTCTGTACAATCACTTACTCATCAATGGCGGTTGTTGGTTATCTTATGTTTGGTTCAAACGTACAATCACAGATTACATTAAATCTTCCTACCGATAAAATAAGCTCAAGAGTGGCTATATGCACTACCCTGGTTAACCCAATAGCTAAATATGCGCTAATGGTTACACCAATTGTTGAATCTATTGAAGAACGATTTTTGTCTTATTACAATACAAGAAAGTTTAGCATGTTAATCAGAACTGCGTTAGTAATAAGCACAGTTATTGTAGCACTTGTCCTCCCTTTTTTCGCGTATTTGATGTCACTTGTGGGAGCGTTTTTAAGTGTGACAGCATCGATTATTATGCCATGTTTGTGTTACTTGAAGATCTCGGGGTCTTATCGTAGATTTGGAGTTGAGATGGTGGTTTGTGGGTTCATTGTGTTTATTGGGATTTTGGTTGCGGTTGTTGGTACTTATTCCGCATTGGGAGATATTGTAAGAAATTTTTGA
- the LOC139848898 gene encoding uncharacterized mitochondrial protein AtMg00810-like, whose protein sequence is MENSKPMATPMATNVKLTLEGEGEPFDSTKYRGMIGSLLYLTASRPDIMFSVCLCARFQENPKTSVKRIFRYLKGPMHLGLWYPKFTGIYIMCFADSDHGGSMIDRKSTSEVCTFVGLCLTSWFSKKQTSVALSTTEAEYVAMGRTCAQVLWMKQTFLNYGIISSEIPICCDKKKCYKPIEKLNITL, encoded by the coding sequence atggagaactcaaaaccaatGGCGACTCCAATGGCAACAAATGTGAAACTTACTTTAGAAGGGGAAGGAGAACCGTTTGATAGTACTAAGTATAGGGGAATGATTGGATCCCTTCTATATTTAACGGCAAGTAGGCCCGACATCATGTTTAGCGTGTGCTTATGTGCAAGATTTCAAGAAAATCCAAAGACGTCCGTTAAAAGAATCTTTAGATACTTAAAGGGACCAATGCATCTTGGGTTATGGTATCCAAAGTTTACCGGGATTTATATTATGTGCTTTGCGGATTCCGATCATGGTGGATCAAtgattgatagaaaaagcacaagtGAAGTATGCACATTCGTAGGGCTTTGCTTAACGTCATGGTTCTCAAAGAAGCAAACATCCGTCGCATTgtctaccaccgaagccgaatatgtagCAATGGGAAGAACATGCGCACAAGTGCTATGGATGAAGCAAACCTTCCTCAACTACGGTATCATCTCATCTGAAATACCCATATGTTGTGATAAAAAAAAGTGCTATAAACCTATCGAAAAATtaaatattacactctag